Proteins encoded within one genomic window of Spiroplasma endosymbiont of Agriotes lineatus:
- a CDS encoding IS3 family transposase (programmed frameshift), with product MGNKTSYSEEFKKQIVMLYKNGKSVINLGKEYNLPKPTIYSWVKNYNNSGSFKAKDNRALEENEIITLRKELKDLKMENDIFKASRADNGQKITIINSNKKKYSIRKMCKLLNISKSNYYYQINKYTRKIVNNYNQEIISAFNASRQVYGARKIKVVLAHKSINLSRHKIRNIMKNNNLISKYTKTRLKCKNIQVNNDPVNNIVNRDFNNRKINEIIVSDLTYIKVGFKWFYVCLLIDLYNREIVGYSSGPNKNTELVYQAIMRITRPLSKIEIFHTDQGNEFKNNIIDEILITFNIKRSLSNKGCPYDNAVAEATYKVFKTEFINGRKFNDLAQLELELFDYINWYNNLRIHGSLNYLSPVTFRKQMSI from the exons ATGGGAAATAAAACCTCATACTCTGAAGAATTTAAAAAACAAATTGTCATGCTATACAAAAATGGGAAAAGTGTTATTAATTTAGGGAAAGAATATAATTTACCAAAACCAACTATTTATAGTTGAGTTAAAAATTATAATAATTCTGGTTCATTTAAAGCAAAAGACAATCGCGCACTAGAAGAAAATGAAATAATAACTTTACGAAAAGAACTTAAAGACTTAAAAATGGAAAATGACATTT TTAAAGCAAGCCGCGCTGATAATGGCCAAAAAATAACAATAATTAATAGCAATAAGAAAAAATATTCGATAAGAAAAATGTGTAAATTATTAAATATTTCAAAATCCAATTACTATTATCAAATTAATAAATACACAAGGAAAATAGTGAATAATTATAATCAAGAAATTATCAGTGCATTTAACGCAAGCCGCCAAGTCTATGGAGCCCGAAAAATCAAAGTAGTATTAGCTCATAAAAGTATTAACCTATCTAGACACAAAATTAGAAACATTATGAAAAACAATAATTTGATATCAAAGTACACAAAAACAAGACTTAAATGCAAAAATATTCAAGTAAATAATGATCCAGTAAATAACATTGTAAACCGAGACTTTAATAATAGAAAAATAAATGAAATTATCGTTAGTGACTTAACTTATATAAAAGTGGGTTTTAAATGATTTTATGTATGTCTCCTAATTGATTTGTATAATCGCGAGATTGTTGGTTATAGTTCCGGACCAAATAAAAATACGGAGTTGGTTTATCAAGCTATTATGCGAATTACTAGACCATTATCAAAAATTGAAATATTTCATACCGACCAAGGTAATGAGTTTAAAAATAATATAATTGATGAAATTTTAATAACCTTTAACATTAAAAGATCATTAAGCAATAAAGGTTGTCCTTATGATAATGCAGTTGCTGAAGCAACTTATAAAGTTTTTAAAACAGAATTTATTAATGGTAGAAAATTCAATGATCTTGCACAATTAGAACTTGAATTATTTGATTACATTAATTGATACAATAATCTTAGAATACATGGCAGTTTAAATTATTTATCTCCAGTTACTTTTAGAAAACAAATGTCTATATAA
- a CDS encoding two-component regulator propeller domain-containing protein translates to MFILEREMNGAYVLKQAETTAERINGISEHVYSVAIDKQNNVYFGTSSGVYILNRGKIIATKMNKINDDIKSIFIDKQDNVYFDTAHGFYVLKQKETMPTKINGINEHV, encoded by the coding sequence ATGTTTATTTTAGAACGCGAGATGAATGGTGCTTATGTTTTAAAACAAGCAGAAACGACAGCAGAACGAATAAATGGTATTAGTGAACATGTTTATTCAGTTGCGATTGATAAACAAAATAATGTATATTTTGGTACAAGTAGCGGGGTATATATTTTAAATCGAGGCAAAATAATCGCAACAAAAATGAATAAAATAAATGATGATATTAAATCTATTTTTATAGATAAACAAGACAATGTTTATTTTGATACAGCTCATGGTTTTTATGTTTTAAAACAAAAGGAAACAATGCCAACCAAAATAAATGGTATAAATGAGCATGTTTAA
- a CDS encoding lipoprotein — protein MKKLLSILGAVNLTVTGAGNIVACESGKPKQIKKSKPPHQSEKPEENKQITLVSNWEETNGTVWNLIADKNNNVYVGTRTADYRGNLFKLTPDGTLSPVNSWKETNGTVWNLIADKNNNVYVGTRTADYRGNLFKLTPGGTLSPVNSWKETNGTVWSLITDKNNNVYVGTKTANDRGNLFKLTPGGTLSPVNSWNETNGTVWSLIADKNNNVYVGTKTANDRGNLFKLTPGGTLSPVNSWKETNGEAWSLIADKNNNVYVGTKTTRGQDNLFKLTPGGTLSPVTSWNETNGTVWNLIADKNNNVYAGTWTAGGKSNLFKLTPGGTLSPVNSWKETNGEAWSLIVDGNNNVYVGTTTADDRGKLFKSSDGGKTFVLVTSWDEDNGEVKSLVADKNNNIYIGTRIETSKGKLFKLIT, from the coding sequence ATGAAAAAATTATTAAGTATTTTAGGTGCAGTTAATTTAACTGTAACCGGGGCAGGTAATATTGTTGCTTGTGAGTCAGGAAAACCAAAACAAATTAAAAAATCAAAACCACCACATCAATCAGAAAAACCAGAAGAAAACAAACAAATAACCCTAGTTTCTAATTGAGAAGAAACCAATGGGACAGTTTGAAATTTAATCGCTGATAAAAATAACAATGTTTATGTCGGGACAAGAACTGCTGATTATAGAGGTAATTTGTTTAAATTAACACCGGACGGAACATTATCACCTGTTAATAGTTGAAAAGAAACCAATGGGACAGTTTGAAATTTAATCGCTGATAAAAATAACAATGTTTATGTCGGGACAAGAACTGCTGATTATAGAGGTAATTTGTTTAAATTAACACCGGGTGGAACATTATCACCTGTTAATAGTTGAAAAGAAACCAATGGGACAGTTTGAAGTTTAATCACTGATAAAAATAACAATGTTTATGTCGGAACAAAAACTGCTAATGATAGAGGTAATTTGTTTAAATTAACACCGGGTGGAACATTATCACCTGTTAATAGTTGAAACGAAACCAATGGGACAGTTTGAAGTTTAATCGCTGATAAAAATAACAATGTTTATGTCGGAACAAAAACTGCTAATGATAGAGGTAATTTGTTTAAATTAACACCGGGTGGAACATTATCACCCGTTAATAGTTGAAAAGAAACCAATGGTGAAGCTTGAAGTTTAATCGCTGATAAAAATAACAATGTTTATGTCGGGACAAAAACTACTAGGGGGCAAGATAATTTGTTTAAATTAACACCGGGTGGAACATTATCACCTGTTACTAGTTGAAACGAAACCAATGGGACAGTTTGAAATTTAATCGCTGATAAAAATAACAATGTTTATGCCGGGACATGAACCGCCGGGGGGAAAAGTAATTTGTTTAAATTAACACCGGGTGGAACATTATCACCCGTTAATAGTTGAAAAGAAACCAATGGTGAAGCTTGAAGTTTAATCGTTGATGGAAATAACAATGTTTATGTTGGAACAACAACCGCTGATGATAGAGGTAAATTATTTAAGTCAAGTGATGGAGGAAAAACTTTTGTTTTAGTTACTAGTTGAGATGAAGACAATGGCGAAGTTAAAAGTTTGGTTGCTGATAAAAATAACAACATTTATATTGGAACAAGAATTGAAACTAGTAAAGGTAAATTATTTAAGTTAATTACTTAG